The Paenibacillus polymyxa M1 DNA segment TCTGACATGAATAAACACAAAATTAATACAGATGAAATGAAACCAAGCTACATATATACCTATGCGTGTCATGAAACCGAGCGTGAGTTGTGTCTTTTGGAACTAAAATGCTTGTTCGGTCAGCAGCCTGTGCATAGTTCCATGCTGTTGTCCCATCTTCGGCTGGAGCCGGGGACCAGTCCGTTTATCCATCTTCGTCTGGATATCGTCACCGATGCGGACACGCTGGAAGAGCTATGCGAAGCGGCCTCCAGGTTACAGCTTGAGGAAGGAAAGACCTTTAAGGTGCTGTGCCTTAAAGAAGGGGACAATGAGGCTGACTATGACGAGCGGCGCGGGATAGAACGCCGGATTGGCGCACGTATTCAGGGGCAGGCGCAAATGAAGACACCGGATGTAATCCTAGGAGTCATACGAGTAGGAGAGCGATGGCTAATGGGCATATGCGAGTATAGCGACAGATCGTGGCAGGAACGTCGTCAGAAGCCGCAAAACTATTCTACTGGCCTACCCGTTCTGGTAGCTAGAGCACTTGTGAATTTGGCAGCAAATGATCAATTTGCATCTAAGGGAAAGTCAGACTCCTTGAAACTGCTGGACCCGTGTTGTGGTATGGGCAATGTGATGATTGAGGCATTGAGTATGGACAAGAATATTCGCGGCTGTGATATCAATCCGTTGGCGGTACGTGGAGCACGAGTAAATTTACGTCATTATGGGTATGAAGAAGATCTGGTGAAACTGGGGGATATGAATATGCTCGCAGGCACATACGATGCGGCTATCTTGGACATGCCCTATAACCTGTGCTCCGTGCTCCCTGCTGAAGAACAAAAAAAGATGCTGCGCAGTCTGAGACGCCTGGCCGCGCGGGCAGTGATCGTGAGCACGGAGCCGATGGCAACATTGCTATCCGAGTCAGGTTGGACCATTACGGAGCAATGCCGTATATATAAGACAGGTATGAGTCGGGAAATCTGGATCTGTAAGTAGCTTGTTAATACTGGGTTTTGTAGTTAACCAAATTCAGCGGCAGCTCCTGACCAGTAGCATAGGCTTTCAAATTAGTAAGAAAAATATCTACCGCTCGTTCAGCATATCGGTCTGTATCCCCTGCAATATGTGGCGTAATCAGGACATGCTCCAGGCCCCATAATGGATGTGACGCAGGTAGCGGTTCTTCCTCGAATACATCCAGTCCGGCAAAGGCAATATGTTTTTGTTCCAGAGAACGTGCCAGCGCATCTGTATGAACAGTCTTGCCGCGACCGACATTAATGAAGAAGGCTCCTTTACGCATCGCTGCAAATGCTTTTTCGTCAAAAAAGTGATGGGTCTCTTCAGTGAATGGCAAAATATTAACCACAATATCCGCAACGCCCAATGCCTCATGTAATTGTTCGTTTGTGTACATGTGTTCTACATGGGGAGCTTCCTTGCCGGAACGGCGAACCCCGATCACCCGCATGCCAAAGGCTTCTGCAATCCGAGCGGTTTCACGGCCAATTTCGCCAACACCTGTAATCAACAACGTTTTGCCACGTAATTCCGTCAGTTGACCTTCCGGTGGCTGCCATGTTTTCTGACGCTGCAAGAGAGCCGCTTGCTGTAAATAACGAGTATGTGATAGCAGCATTCCAAAGATCTGCTCTGTGATTGGAATCGCGTGCACACCACTCGTATTCGTGAGTGCTATGTTGCGCTTTTCTAGTTCGGTAAGCGGGAGCTTGTCAATCCCAGCCGACCAGGTTTGTATCCACTTCAGCTTGCTGTCTGGATGTAATGCCTCCTCGGCAATATGCTTGGACCAGCCTAGAATAACCTCGGCCTCACGGATTTGTTCAGACTCCAATTCCTGGGCTTTGCCAATAATCAACTCGTAGCCCGGAGCCGCTGCACGAACCTGTTTTTTTTGATCTTCCGTCAGTTGATGTAAACTTAAAATGCTTCCCATGATTCATAGCCTCCTCGATGTTTGATTCCTTGGAGTTTCCAATATATTCTGGCGAACCATCCCTTCAAGGATAACAGATTGCCGGAAAATTTGCATAATAAGGGTAGAAACAAGCTCGCGGTGTCATTATATATAACAACAAGTGGCTTTACCCTGATCAGGGACCAACCAAACAGCTACTTTTTTGGGATAGGTACAGGATATTTAAAGAAAGGAGAAGAGGTTGATGAAAGATGAATCACAAAGGCTCTTTACAGCGATCGCTCTCCCGGACGAGCACAAGAAAAAGTTACGTCATTGGGTGGAGCAGGATTTGAATCATTTGTCTTTTCGCAAATGGAGTGACTTCAGAGATTATCACGTGACACTTCAGTTTCTGGGTGATGTGGAGACCTCGGTTATTCCAAAACTTGAGCAGGCTTTAGTTCATGCTGCAGCTGAGCATCGCCCGTTCACGCTTGGCATGGGTGAAGCGGGCTTTTTTGGACGTGAAGACTTTCCGCGTGTACTGTGGAGGGGGGTGACCGGACAGCGAGAGTCGCTGGATCAGTTGCACCAGTCGATACTTCGAGCTACCGAGCCGCTGGGTTTTAAACCCGAGGAACGACCTTATCGACCCCATATCACCGTAGCACGTTCGTATACAGGAGGGGAGCCTGTTTCAGCGTCTGTGTGGCAGTCAAATGACCGAAGCGGCGAGCCTTGGGAAGTGGGGGAATTTGTGTTATATGCAACACGAATGGGGCAAAAACCAATGTACCAAATAATTCAAACATTCCCATTAATGAGGTGAAACCCTTGATCTATCAGCAAATTTAGTGATATAGTGTTTCAGCGTTATTCAAAAAGCGCATTTTGGGTTACATATCTGAGGAATGTGCTTAAAGTTAACGGGAGGAACATTATGGAAATCGTTAAAGAACATCGTTGGTTTGCACCTCTTTTGAGTGTGCTGCTTGTTTGTATATTGGGGATAGGCCTCTACGCTGAGGTTCAGCAAACACAGAATAATCATAAAAATGCACCTATGCAATCTCTGAGCTGGTCAGGGAACACTTCGATTCCTACATATGGCGACAGGATGGGGACCCATAACGGGTCAAACAGGACAAGCCCCATCTTTGTCGCTGCTCATGGGCAGCCAAGCTGGAAAGAAATCATGCCGACTCCGTTACCCGCTTCCCAGATGAAGCAGGTGGAACAAGCTCGGAATAACGCTGTTACAGGCAAGAAAAAGCCTGAGGTCCAGCATAGCAAGTCCGCAATCCTAACCCCTCCTACAACCATCTACTTTACGAAGACAAAAATGCTCACTCAGGATGACAAGGCGTTGTCTACCTGGAGCTATCCT contains these protein-coding regions:
- a CDS encoding methyltransferase domain-containing protein translates to MNKHKINTDEMKPSYIYTYACHETERELCLLELKCLFGQQPVHSSMLLSHLRLEPGTSPFIHLRLDIVTDADTLEELCEAASRLQLEEGKTFKVLCLKEGDNEADYDERRGIERRIGARIQGQAQMKTPDVILGVIRVGERWLMGICEYSDRSWQERRQKPQNYSTGLPVLVARALVNLAANDQFASKGKSDSLKLLDPCCGMGNVMIEALSMDKNIRGCDINPLAVRGARVNLRHYGYEEDLVKLGDMNMLAGTYDAAILDMPYNLCSVLPAEEQKKMLRSLRRLAARAVIVSTEPMATLLSESGWTITEQCRIYKTGMSREIWICK
- a CDS encoding D-2-hydroxyacid dehydrogenase; the encoded protein is MGSILSLHQLTEDQKKQVRAAAPGYELIIGKAQELESEQIREAEVILGWSKHIAEEALHPDSKLKWIQTWSAGIDKLPLTELEKRNIALTNTSGVHAIPITEQIFGMLLSHTRYLQQAALLQRQKTWQPPEGQLTELRGKTLLITGVGEIGRETARIAEAFGMRVIGVRRSGKEAPHVEHMYTNEQLHEALGVADIVVNILPFTEETHHFFDEKAFAAMRKGAFFINVGRGKTVHTDALARSLEQKHIAFAGLDVFEEEPLPASHPLWGLEHVLITPHIAGDTDRYAERAVDIFLTNLKAYATGQELPLNLVNYKTQY
- the thpR gene encoding RNA 2',3'-cyclic phosphodiesterase, with the protein product MKDESQRLFTAIALPDEHKKKLRHWVEQDLNHLSFRKWSDFRDYHVTLQFLGDVETSVIPKLEQALVHAAAEHRPFTLGMGEAGFFGREDFPRVLWRGVTGQRESLDQLHQSILRATEPLGFKPEERPYRPHITVARSYTGGEPVSASVWQSNDRSGEPWEVGEFVLYATRMGQKPMYQIIQTFPLMR
- a CDS encoding cell wall hydrolase; translation: MEIVKEHRWFAPLLSVLLVCILGIGLYAEVQQTQNNHKNAPMQSLSWSGNTSIPTYGDRMGTHNGSNRTSPIFVAAHGQPSWKEIMPTPLPASQMKQVEQARNNAVTGKKKPEVQHSKSAILTPPTTIYFTKTKMLTQDDKALSTWSYPVSAKELLLLQKIVMAEAEGEPYEGKVAVANVVLNRLRSASFPDTIQAVIYQKAQFSPVANGRLRRVHPNQDCIRAVTAALNGHKAVPDNTCFFLSLTLAQDLTVHHSRTKVKTIGHHTFYK